The following proteins come from a genomic window of Rattus norvegicus strain BN/NHsdMcwi chromosome 8, GRCr8, whole genome shotgun sequence:
- the Rp9 gene encoding retinitis pigmentosa 9 protein isoform 2 (isoform 2 is encoded by transcript variant 2) — protein sequence MSSGAGSRRPREPPEHELQRRREQKRRRHDAQQLQQLKHLESFYEKPPPGFIKEDETKPEDCIPDVPGNEHAREFLAHAPTKGLWMPLGREVKVMQCWRCKRYGHRTGDKECPFFIKGNQKLEQFRVAHEDPMYDIIRENKRHEKDVRINRRHA from the exons ATGTCGTCCGGGGCTGGGTCTCGGCGGCCGCGGGAGCCGCCGGAGCACGAGCTGCAGCGGCGGCGGGAGCAGAAACGGCGGCGGCACGACgcgcagcagctgcagcagctcaAGCACCTGGAGTCCTT TTACGAGAAACCTCCCCCCGGGTTTATTAAG GAGGATGAGACGAAGCCAGAAGACTGTATACCAGACGTGCCCGGCAATGAGCACGCCAGGGAGTTTCTGGCTCATGCTCCGACTAAAGGACTTTGGATGCCGCTGGGGAGAGAGGTCAAAGTTATGCAGT gTTGGCGTTGCAAACGGTATGGCCATCGAACAGGCGACAAAGAATGCCCTTTCTTTATCAAAGGCAACCAGAAGTTAGAGCAGTTCCGTGTT GCACATGAAGATCCCATGTATGACATCATTCGAGAGAATAAAAGACATGAAAAGGATGTAAG
- the Rp9 gene encoding retinitis pigmentosa 9 protein isoform 1 (isoform 1 is encoded by transcript variant 1), with amino-acid sequence MSSGAGSRRPREPPEHELQRRREQKRRRHDAQQLQQLKHLESFYEKPPPGFIKEDETKPEDCIPDVPGNEHAREFLAHAPTKGLWMPLGREVKVMQCWRCKRYGHRTGDKECPFFIKGNQKLEQFRVAHEDPMYDIIRENKRHEKDVRIQQLKQLLEDSTSDDDGSSSSGDREKHKKRKKKEKHKKRKKEKKKKKKRKHKASKSHESSDSK; translated from the exons ATGTCGTCCGGGGCTGGGTCTCGGCGGCCGCGGGAGCCGCCGGAGCACGAGCTGCAGCGGCGGCGGGAGCAGAAACGGCGGCGGCACGACgcgcagcagctgcagcagctcaAGCACCTGGAGTCCTT TTACGAGAAACCTCCCCCCGGGTTTATTAAG GAGGATGAGACGAAGCCAGAAGACTGTATACCAGACGTGCCCGGCAATGAGCACGCCAGGGAGTTTCTGGCTCATGCTCCGACTAAAGGACTTTGGATGCCGCTGGGGAGAGAGGTCAAAGTTATGCAGT gTTGGCGTTGCAAACGGTATGGCCATCGAACAGGCGACAAAGAATGCCCTTTCTTTATCAAAGGCAACCAGAAGTTAGAGCAGTTCCGTGTT GCACATGAAGATCCCATGTATGACATCATTCGAGAGAATAAAAGACATGAAAAGGATGTAAG GATCCAGCAGTTGAAGCAGTTGCTGGAGGACTCCACCTCAGACGACGATGGCAGCAGCTCCtcgggagacagagagaagcacaAGAAacggaagaagaaagagaagcacaAGAAacggaagaaggagaagaaaaagaagaagaaacgcAAGCACAAGGCTTCCAAGTCTCATGAGAGCTCAGACTCAAAGTGA